A DNA window from Fodinibius sp. Rm-B-1B1-1 contains the following coding sequences:
- the xseA gene encoding exodeoxyribonuclease VII large subunit: MSQSDLFTPQVLSVSELTGEIKSLLEGNFLDIKVEGEVSNASTSRAGHTYFTIKDEDAQLSAVIWRGVNQRLGVELEDGQQIIAGGDIQVYPPHGKYQLIVRSVEQAGKGKLQEAFEKLKKELKEEGLFDDEHKKALPKFPFKIGVITSATGAAFHDIRDTLERRWPVAEVLLHHASVQGVNAAPQLVKAINWFSERQNVDVLIVGRGGGSLEDLWPFNEEAVARALFNCKVPTISAVGHEVDFSISDFVADARAATPTQAPIIATPDINEVRMFADDLTTRLHDIVEQRVTDQKERIQQLVQSHALQVVQQKVSSNHEHVNNLVDRLRHRREVHFMKKHDKLKELHHRLELKNPNAALEQGYSRIWQDDEWIRSVDGFDSDKEATIEWGDGKEVVN, translated from the coding sequence AGGGCGAAGTCAGTAATGCGTCCACCAGCCGGGCGGGACACACCTACTTTACGATAAAGGATGAAGACGCACAGCTGTCGGCGGTGATCTGGCGGGGCGTAAATCAACGGCTGGGCGTAGAATTGGAAGACGGTCAGCAAATTATAGCTGGCGGCGATATCCAGGTATATCCCCCGCACGGAAAATACCAGCTGATTGTGCGATCGGTAGAGCAGGCCGGGAAGGGAAAGCTGCAAGAGGCCTTTGAAAAGCTCAAGAAAGAACTTAAAGAAGAAGGACTTTTTGATGACGAGCACAAAAAAGCACTGCCGAAATTTCCGTTTAAAATTGGGGTGATCACTTCGGCAACGGGGGCCGCTTTTCACGATATCCGCGATACGCTCGAACGTCGCTGGCCCGTAGCCGAGGTGCTCCTCCATCATGCAAGCGTGCAGGGCGTCAATGCTGCCCCCCAGCTGGTTAAAGCGATCAACTGGTTTTCGGAGCGCCAAAATGTTGATGTGCTCATCGTTGGTCGCGGCGGCGGATCGCTGGAAGATCTGTGGCCTTTTAATGAGGAGGCGGTCGCCCGCGCCTTGTTCAACTGTAAGGTACCGACCATCAGTGCCGTGGGACACGAGGTGGATTTCAGCATCTCCGATTTTGTAGCCGATGCCCGCGCTGCCACGCCAACACAGGCTCCTATTATTGCCACGCCCGATATCAACGAGGTACGCATGTTTGCTGACGACCTGACCACCCGGCTGCATGATATTGTTGAGCAGCGCGTAACCGATCAAAAAGAGCGTATTCAACAGCTTGTGCAATCCCATGCCTTGCAGGTGGTACAACAAAAGGTGAGTAGCAATCATGAACATGTTAATAACCTGGTTGACCGACTCCGACACCGTCGCGAAGTTCATTTCATGAAAAAACATGATAAGCTGAAGGAATTACATCATCGATTGGAACTAAAGAATCCCAATGCGGCTCTTGAACAGGGCTATTCCCGCATCTGGCAAGATGACGAGTGGATTCGTTCTGTTGATGGGTTTGATAGTGATAAGGAGGCTACTATTGAGTGGGGAGATGGGAAGGAAGTAGTTAATTAA
- a CDS encoding carboxymuconolactone decarboxylase family protein, whose amino-acid sequence MAEIRPREQVEQEMKEMLGLVPTFFKKIPDDSFNHEWQLFKRLELGETLIPNKYKELMGIAIHSETKCRYCTLFHTEAARLFGATDEEIQEAVHYAKMSVGWSVYLNGMQQDFDLFSEELERIVTHIEEQAPAES is encoded by the coding sequence ATGGCCGAAATTCGTCCAAGAGAACAAGTAGAGCAGGAAATGAAAGAGATGCTCGGACTCGTCCCCACCTTTTTTAAGAAGATTCCAGATGATTCTTTCAATCATGAATGGCAGCTTTTCAAGCGCCTGGAGTTGGGAGAGACCCTGATCCCCAATAAGTATAAAGAGCTTATGGGGATAGCAATTCATTCTGAAACAAAATGCCGGTATTGCACCCTTTTCCATACCGAAGCGGCTCGTCTTTTCGGAGCAACGGATGAGGAGATCCAGGAGGCGGTGCATTATGCAAAGATGTCGGTAGGTTGGAGTGTTTATCTGAATGGCATGCAACAAGATTTCGATCTGTTCTCTGAAGAGCTGGAACGTATCGTTACCCACATTGAAGAACAAGCACCGGCAGAGTCATGA
- the pheA gene encoding prephenate dehydratase: MADKLESIRKLLDQTDRTIVEALAKRQELVREVSELKIDDESNIRDTEREEELLDKITKLAREVGLDRYFAEQLFKDIIHHSVRFQTHSLVDHQNEQKNADTVRVAYQGTDGAFSHQAAFRHFEERYAQVDCFGYDTFRQAAEAVKEQKVDYAILPIENTTAGSIRETYDLLADDKLHIVGEEAIRIIHCLLALEDIPVDRIRRIMSHPQAIAQCSNFLATLHDCKVESYIDTAMSAKKVLEDGDLSQAAIAGSYAADIYGLKILKRDLANQSENFTRFVVVGPQSVDVDPQIPCKTSLLMVTSHDKGALVQCLNVINEHDIRMTKLESRPKPNEPWKYQFYLDIEGNIANPEVNVALQELEQEASSLKVLGCYPAQVGNGDQ, encoded by the coding sequence ATGGCCGACAAACTTGAATCCATCCGAAAGCTGCTCGATCAAACTGATAGAACCATTGTTGAAGCCTTGGCCAAACGCCAAGAGCTGGTTCGGGAAGTTTCGGAGCTGAAAATTGACGATGAATCTAATATCCGCGATACCGAACGGGAAGAAGAGCTGCTGGATAAGATAACGAAATTAGCCCGCGAAGTGGGACTTGATCGTTATTTTGCCGAGCAGTTATTTAAAGATATTATTCATCATTCAGTACGGTTTCAGACCCATTCGTTGGTTGACCATCAGAATGAACAGAAGAATGCTGATACTGTTAGAGTGGCTTACCAGGGGACGGATGGAGCATTTAGTCATCAGGCTGCTTTCCGCCATTTTGAAGAGCGGTATGCCCAGGTAGATTGTTTTGGCTATGATACCTTTCGTCAGGCTGCTGAAGCCGTAAAAGAACAAAAGGTGGATTACGCTATTTTGCCCATCGAAAATACCACGGCCGGATCCATCCGGGAAACGTACGATCTCTTAGCTGATGATAAGTTGCACATTGTGGGTGAAGAGGCTATCCGCATTATCCACTGTTTGCTGGCGTTGGAGGATATTCCTGTGGATCGTATTCGACGTATCATGTCGCACCCACAGGCTATAGCACAATGCAGCAACTTTTTGGCCACCCTTCACGATTGCAAGGTTGAATCGTATATCGATACGGCGATGTCGGCAAAGAAAGTGCTTGAGGACGGTGATTTGTCACAGGCTGCCATTGCGGGAAGTTATGCGGCCGATATTTATGGACTTAAGATTTTAAAGCGTGATTTGGCTAACCAATCTGAAAACTTTACCCGCTTTGTGGTTGTGGGACCGCAGTCGGTAGACGTTGATCCACAGATCCCGTGCAAAACATCGCTGCTGATGGTGACTTCGCACGATAAGGGCGCACTTGTTCAATGTTTGAATGTGATCAATGAACATGACATTCGAATGACCAAACTCGAATCACGTCCCAAGCCCAATGAACCGTGGAAATACCAGTTTTACCTGGATATCGAAGGAAATATTGCCAATCCCGAAGTTAACGTAGCCCTTCAGGAGTTAGAGCAAGAAGCCAGCTCGTTGAAGGTGCTCGGTTGCTATCCCGCGCAGGTAGGAAATGGGGATCAATAG
- a CDS encoding ABC transporter permease, whose translation MRTIRFLLQKEFLQIFRNKGMLPIIFLMPVVQLVVLSFAATYELREVNVHLVDFDQSSASRQLVNKFQASGYFNLQNRSVDVDQGIEDMRANNVRLVMVIPHDFERNIESGRPASVQLNIDAVDGATAGLIQGYGRSIIQDFSSEVQPRVKNLQPPDQQAIEMIPASWYNPNLDYINYMVPGILVVLVSMIGMFLSGMNIVREREMGTIEQLNVTPIKRYQFITGKLFPFWIIALFELALGLAIARFGFGIPFVGNIWLLFAIAGIYLLVVQGIGLFISTVTDTQQQAMFIAWFLMVVFILMGGLFTPIESMPSWAQDVTLVNPVAHFIKIMRMVLLKGAGWAEVQRLVGILALMTIIILPAAIFRYRKSTG comes from the coding sequence ATGAGAACGATTCGCTTTCTATTACAAAAAGAATTCTTACAGATTTTCCGCAACAAGGGGATGCTCCCTATTATCTTTTTGATGCCGGTAGTGCAATTGGTAGTTCTCTCCTTTGCGGCTACGTACGAGCTCAGGGAAGTCAACGTTCATTTGGTGGATTTTGACCAGTCGTCAGCTTCACGGCAACTAGTTAACAAATTTCAGGCCTCGGGCTATTTTAATTTGCAGAATCGCTCCGTTGATGTCGATCAAGGTATTGAGGATATGCGTGCCAACAACGTGCGATTGGTCATGGTGATTCCCCATGATTTTGAGCGAAACATAGAATCAGGTCGGCCAGCATCTGTACAACTGAATATTGATGCGGTAGATGGGGCCACAGCCGGACTTATCCAGGGATACGGTCGATCCATTATCCAGGATTTTAGCTCCGAGGTACAACCCCGGGTGAAGAATCTACAACCACCCGATCAGCAGGCAATCGAAATGATACCCGCCAGCTGGTATAACCCAAACCTGGATTATATCAACTACATGGTACCCGGCATTTTGGTGGTATTGGTTTCTATGATCGGGATGTTTTTATCGGGTATGAACATTGTACGTGAACGCGAGATGGGTACCATCGAGCAGCTTAACGTGACGCCCATTAAGCGCTACCAGTTTATTACGGGAAAACTGTTCCCGTTTTGGATTATCGCTCTTTTCGAGTTAGCGCTTGGATTGGCTATTGCTCGGTTTGGTTTCGGTATCCCATTTGTCGGAAATATCTGGCTATTATTTGCGATTGCAGGGATCTACTTGCTCGTGGTGCAAGGCATTGGCCTGTTTATTTCTACCGTCACGGATACCCAACAGCAAGCGATGTTTATTGCCTGGTTTTTGATGGTGGTTTTTATTCTGATGGGAGGATTATTTACGCCTATCGAAAGCATGCCGAGCTGGGCTCAGGATGTAACACTGGTGAATCCGGTAGCACACTTTATTAAAATCATGCGGATGGTGCTACTTAAAGGAGCTGGATGGGCGGAGGTTCAAAGGTTAGTTGGGATACTTGCCTTAATGACCATTATTATTTTACCAGCAGCCATTTTTCGATATCGAAAATCGACAGGATAA